One Triticum dicoccoides isolate Atlit2015 ecotype Zavitan chromosome 3B, WEW_v2.0, whole genome shotgun sequence genomic window, TGCTAAACAGGAGCAACTTTGATGCCAGGTGAATTGCATTGTGTATATTAGTAAATTCACCTACTAGCCTACTAATAGTTGTGTGTAGTAGTCTAATTAATAGATGGTTACAATGGTTGCTAACTAAGTTGTAGATAGTTTAGTTGCCTACAATACTGTCAAAGTTTTTTACCGTTGAGTGGAAAGTTGCCTAACATGGCTTCTAAGTTGTCTGTCTCAGAAACCAAGTTGCCTATATTGCTATGAAGTTTCCTACACTCCCTATTTCGAAAAATACTATGGAAGTTGTCCATCAAGGGACCTAAGTTGCCTACAATGTCGAAAAGTTTTAATGGGATATAAGTTGTCTATCATGATTACAAATTTCAAAACTATGTGGGGATAGTTGGTAGGAGAGCCTTATTCTTTCCTTTTCTGGGGGAGTCTACCCGCCAATGCTACTGAGCGCGTGGGTGTTGGCTAGTCAAGTCGCGGGTGTTGACTGGTTGCATAACTAGGGACATATGAGACATTGCATAGGGGGTGATTAGAAGTTTCCTAGTGGGCCAGATTAGACAGTTGCCCACAAAACTACACAAGTTGTTCATAATTAtggcacgaggtgcccatgagaatAATTGAAATCTCCAGATATAATGATGGAAAACACACATGAGTTGCTTGTTGAATGCACTGGAGTTGCACAAAAACACCCCAAAAGTTGCTAACTTTTTTTGTGTGATACTCGAGTGCATAATGATCTTAAAGTTATTGTCCTTGTTTTGCCTCCAATAGCCCCATCAATGGTGAATTTAGAATTTCCCATATGTGGTTTCTTTTTTGTAGATACCAAGCCAGAGTACACATGAGTTGTTTAGTGAGTGTAATAGAGTTATATAAATACACCCAAAAGTTGCTAACCTTTTCTGTGAGGCACTCGAGTGCATCACACAAATATTCTACCATAACTAGCTTCATCTCAAAGTTGGTAGTGTTGTAGAAAACTTACTTTCCAAGGTAGCCTAACATTATCCTAAGTTATCTGCCATGACTAATAAGTAGCTCAACATTATCCTAAGTTGTATACAATACTTTTTCGATGTGGTAATCAACTTATTTTCATATATAGGCAACTTAGAAACATTAACAGTCAACTTTTTAATGCATTGTAGGCAACTAAAATAGTAACGCCATTTAACTGAGCATCACTGATAGGCAACTTCATAGTGTTTTAGGCAACTTAGGAAAAAAACAATGACAAGCAAATTCATAATATTGTAGGCAACTAATTTACAAAGTTAGACAACTAAGCAGCAATGGTAGGTAACTAATTATCAATAACAGGCAACTAGATGTCAATGATAGATCAATTTCATAGTATCATAGGCAACTAGGCATCAATGATAGGGAACTGAATATCCATGGTAGGCAAGTTGTGATAATGTTAGCAAAATTAACTGATACACATAGTGCAATGAAGTTACTTATATGTAGCACTAAAGGTGCGTcatgttttgtgtgattttctcATTTTTACACAAATCAATCTAATAGGCAGTCCTACTAGGGAAAAAATGAATTTGCTTTCATATAGCACTGAAGTTGCCTCCATCATACCCAAAGTTGCCTAAAAAAAGTTCGACAAAATCTAtctatatgagatctagttttgaagaactcGTCACGAGAAACCCAACTGTGAAAATGAAATTGAATTCCGATGCTTATATCAAAAGTTACAGTTTTTTAAACTTTTTGGACCTCCAAATAAATGCACGTGAGACAAGATACCTTTTTTAGTAAAGTGTGTCATGCGTGTCGGCTGCTCTTTTGATATTCGTGTAAACCAGACCGATCGGTCCGGTTAGACCGAATGCCCAGCCTGTTAATGGCACATGAAATGGCAATTGTGCCCTCAAACATCTATTCAATCTTTTTCATTATTCTAGTGTCGTTTTTAAGGGTGGAGTCCACGTTTAACAGAATAAGTCTGTGTCTTACTTCTGGACATCACCCGTACCAAGCAAGCTAGCTCTTGGATTCCTTAAGCTAGCTTGCCCACGCACGTAAATTCGCACACCCGAACAATACGAGTACACACCAGCTGCCAACACTATTTAGTATCAAACTCTAGTCCTATACAAACTCAATGCATACACATGTATACGTACATGAAACGGACACATACATTGGGTTTAATTCCAACATCGATGTTCATGGGCGAGGGGATTATGTGCCGGGTCAAGCCAATGACAATGACCTTGATCTGACTTAGGCGCTTCTAGTGCTAGGGGTAAATTTGTCATTTCATATGTCATTTAGCACCATTTGGTCAACTGATGGTAGAAGTGTTATATTGGGAACAAAATTTAAAGTTGGTGTTAGACAGGGAAGAAATATTTCTTCAATGTTAAATAGGGAAACGAAATTTAAAACAGTGTCTAAGGAATTCTTTCTTCATCATATGTACCATTATGTATCTTATTCTTCGCTGACATTCATTATATATATGCATTATCTATCTTATCTTATTTATTAGGGAATGTACCATTATCTATCAGTTATATTATTATTAACGGTTAAGGTTTGTGTATGAATATTTTTAAAGTAATTTATTGTGGGATTCTAATTCAAAGAAAGGTTGTTTATTGCTAAATATAACACGACGAGATTTGGTGTCAGGTTCTTTAAATCGATTCAAGGATTCAATGGCGACGACTATGGCTCCCAAAAGCTGgcccttaggggcacgtgcacgaagacttctcAACTGTCATCAACAAGGTTAGGCCGGCTCCGATATGGGAGCGACAATAGCGGCGCATCGGTGGCTTGTTCTGACGGTGGCAATGGTCGTTCAGTTGTCCATAAacctcaatgtaatttttattatgtttgatatGTTTTGTATTTTCGGTGAATATTTATAATAGATCTGATATCTTCGAAAAAAAGTAACATGTATGTGCACGTGCATGAAACGAAGTGAAAGGTACTCGGACTCCCTCAGTGACATTTTGTAAGATGTTTAGAGATTTCGTGgccgtgtcaaaaaacgtcttatcgAGAAATAAGGGATCCGGTGCTTCCCGCGCTCTCTCAGCGATTAGGGACTCTCGACCGTCGGATCGAATCTCTTGATGCATTTTTGGCCATCGGATCGAGCTCCTGAGCTATCTGGGCCGCCGGATCGAAACCCGGACCCTGTAGCAATGAACAGTTACCTCGCCCGATGAAATATATGTGCCACCGCGTGTGATTCTTGTCCCCGCCGAGGGCATTTTCGTAATTTCTCTATGGGGTATAAAAGCCCAATGCCCATAGGGTTTCTCCCCAATCGTCATCCTCCCTCTTCCTGTTCACGGAGGGGAGCCGCCACCGCCCCTACCCCTTCCAGAGCTCGTGCTCTTCCTCTCTTCCCCGCCCTCCTCGCACGCTAGCCGCCGGCCCCTTCCCCTTCTAGAGCTCGTGCTCTTCCTCTCTTCCTCGCCCCCCTGCACCGCTGGCCGCCGGCCCGCCGACTCCTTCGCCTCCGGGAAGTACCTCCTTGTTTGCTCCTGTTCGGCGGCGGCCGTGGTCGAGCTCGagcccgggggcggcggcgcggtgttGAGCACGGCTACGGCCCTAAGCGGCGGGGGTAGAGGCGTAGGGCGACGCGAGGCACCCACTGAGTGCCTCTCCACCAAATCCGGCCGCCACCAGCTCGCCTCGGCCTCCTCATCTTCGTGCATCTTCGGGAAGAAGACGACCCATGCTGAGTCGCCTCTGATCCATGGTGAGAAGACAGCGGTGAGTGCCCTTTCCACTTCCCCCATTTCCACGGTCTCTCTCTCAGATTATCTGTTCATCCGCTCGAGATTTGATTACGTGTGTCTGTCTGTTCATTTGCGGGGGGAGCTGGATCCCAAGGGCAGAGTTGCAGTCCTCTAGAGCtgcggggaagaagaagaagaagatgtgacTCATATATTGCTTCTCTCTGGTGTGAAGACTCTTCCCTGGAATCAAAGATATGACTATCCCTCCATCATATAAAGTGTGGCCAGCAGGTATCCCCTTACTTCTATGTTGCTATGTGCCTGCGTTGTTCAAGTGCATACTATGTTAGTTGCTACCTGCTGCAAGGAAAATTTAATATCTTTTAATATTCATGATCCACTGCCTACTTATTAGTGTGTCACCGATCACTTGCCCGTACATTATGTTACCACTCATGGTTATCTGACTTGCTTATGCAATCTGTCATTGGATTGTGGGCTGTGGGTTTGATGGCGTCGGTGCGCCGCCGCGCTAGTTAAGGTGGCATCTTCTCTTGGATCCACTTTCTTTTTGTTGCCGCCGCCATGCTTTACTCGTTTCAGAATGAGTTGGTTGCAGATCCTCTGTTCTAGCTGTATGTGCGTCGGATCTGTTGCTGCAACACTTGATCTGCATGTGCTTGTTTGTTTTTTAGCGTCCCATTTCTGGTTGTCAGGAGGTCATCCTTGATTTGCTTGTTTTCCCTTGCAGGTTGGTCCGCTGCGGGTGCTTGTGGCTCTGGTCGGTTCGTCCTGCTGCATCTGCAGTCGCCAATCTGCAGGTCGATCTCTTTTCTTCTTCTATTCTCAGTCCTCCAGACCTGTGTTTGCTTGTGCTCTTATTAATGTCATTTGTTAGCCTCATAGGATTTTTAGTTTATTCTTGTGGACGATCCTCAGGTCTAGCTAGATCACACATTCAGAGATTTTTTGGTctttattgtttatttattacCTTATTGTCAAAGAGAGATATTCATGTCTGACTTGGTTCCAAAGAAGAGATTCttctttgatttgtttctttttgtggAGGAGCCTCAGTTCTGCTAGATTCCAAAGAAGAGATTTTTTGGTCTTTATTGTTTTGTTGGTACCTTGCTGTCAAAGAAAGATCTTTAGGTCTGGCTAGGTTCTCTTTGTTGTTTTGTTAGCGCTTTACTATGAAGCATGGCCTTTGCTTTGTCTGGCAAAATATAATACTCAAAAGGAAATGGAAAAGGTATAACATGGATGGATCTACGCCACGGCCAGACCAAAAAAAATGATGGAGATGTGGTTAGTGGAAGTATCCTGACTTTTCAAAATCGCCAATTAACATGCTTACTATCATTATTTGAGGTGGTGGTAGACAACGGCTGCCTAGCAGATAGTTCAAGTCAGGCCAAGTCCTCCTTTTTTGTGGTTGGATCTTAAGCATCGTCGGCTCTAAATTATAAAATAACCGAATatatcaaaatgataatgacattgGATTAAATTTAGAGGAATATGACAGAAAGTTTAACCTTCAATATTGTAGGTTTTCCTGATTGTCTGGCACCTTATTAGGAGACGACGATCGCTACCATGAATAGGTTTAAATGCCACATTGCTTCCATTGGACAAATCATGATAGAAAACTAATGTGCCTAAACTTATAACATAAACTATTGCTGCTTTGTTTTTTTTATCGAGGATGTTTTATTTAAGCATATGCTAATCACAGACTATCTCCTATTTCACTTAGATTATTCATATGGCTCCAGGGATAACCACATTATTTTCACTTACATGTTCCTGATTCCTTCTTCGTCTCGCAGCTGGATCGGTGGGTGGCGACATGTTCGCTGTTTGGTCGAGTCGTCCACGGCGCTGTTGCTGCCGTCCAGGATGAGCTGCTCAGCCTGCTACTCCATGAGACTCCCTAGCAACAGCTGAAGAGAGGTTCCATGGGAACAAGCACCCATGGTTGTTGTCGCCGTTAGCATCGTCCCTTAACTGCGACCCTTTAGACCGTTTGCTGATCTAGCTCCCAGAAGGTCAGTGTCTGGTATAATTCCCTTTCTCTTCACCTTCTCCAACCACTGAAGTTTCAAGTCCCGTTCTGATCCTATTTGTAATGATCATATTACTTGACATAGGGGAAGGGAAGTGGTTTCTCTCTGTAGAGGACGGTAAACAGAGATAGAGGAGGCAGATGTGATATGCTTGGCATTATGTTGTGAGGATAGAGGGCCATGGATCTGCATGTGGAGGTCAGTGGCGGTATCGATGCCTTTTTCCTCTTCTACTCGATACCTTGACCTATTTCCTTTCACTGTTAGATTGTGAAAGTCCATGTGACGTTCGTGTCAAGATGAGCGGTCGTTCCTGTTGTCATTGTGTCAACTAGATGGTTGTATTCTTAAAACTTATCAATCAATTGGAGTCGGTTTCTATAATTGTTTTCCCTTCAGAAGTTTTTAACCTGCTTAATGCTTATTGTTCAGAATTTGAGGTGCTCTTTTGTCAGAGACCGCTTGATGGTTTGGTTGGGACTATATGATTTAGCCTATTCTTGGTGGCAACTAATTAGGCATCGATACCGTGAATCAGTAAACACTCGCAACAGGGCTGTTTTTTTAACTTCTGGACATTTTTATTTATGTGAAAAATACCTCTGTTTGTAAAGCGTCGCTAAAGCGTCGCTTAGCGTCAGAGCGCCCTCGAGGCTCAAGGCGTCCAAGTCGCTTTAGCTCTGTGTCTAAGGCGTCCGCTTTAGAGTTTAGAGCGTCTGAAACGTCCGCTTAGGCGTCCTCGAGGGCGCTTTAGCACATACAGGACGCTTTAGACATGCCAGGCAGGGGAACACAGTTTTTAGGCGGGAAAGCTGGTCTGGGCAGGAACAAAAGGGCGGGAAACTGGGCTCACATGTGAATAGTAAGAGGAGGGAAAAGAGGGACCAAAACGTGCAGCTCCTGCTCCTCCCCCACCACTCCTCTGGCTCTCTCCTCTCTCCTCTAGCAGCAGCCCCCTCTCCAGATCTGGACCAGCTTCCTCCTCTCCGGCCACAACTCCTCCCCCTCCTCGTCTCCGGCTgcagctcctcccctcctcctctggcacacCACAAGGTATGGCTCCTACCCTTGCTGTTAGGTGCTGCTGCTGCCTCTCTTATAGTGGTTGGGCAGTTGCTTCCTACTTAGTGGATGGATTAGAATAATAGCTTATGGCTCCTGATGCATGATGTGCTCACTAGTGGATTAGAATAAAGCAAGATGATGATGTGTCATGCTGATTAGAATAATGGACTAATGGGCTAATGGCTACTGATCTGCCATGCATGCTGATTAGTTTAATGGCTAATGATGTGCTCAGTGCTCACTGCCTCACTACTCACTAGTTGTTTAAGAGTACTTGGTTTGCTGCAGGCAAATGGCTGCAAATGAAGGGGCTAATGGGGATGAGGATGTCTACGATCCAATGAAAGATCCAGCAAGGAAGCCACGCCGGTCAAATGATCCGGGATGGAAGTATGGATATTGGCACAACCCTCCCAGTCGGGAATCTGTTGTATGCAATCTTTGCGGCAAGGTAACTATTGGAGGAATCAAGAGGCACAAGGAGCATCTTGCTGGCTGTGGTGGAGATGCGATTGGCTGTCCTAAGGCTACCACTGAAATCAGGAGAGAGATGGCAGCATATTTGGAGCAAAACAGGAGGAACAAGGGAGTAGATGATGATGACAACAATAATGAGGTTGTGGAGGTGAATCAAGATGGAACAGATGTCCCCATTACCAAGCCAAGCTCAGGGACGGCAGCCAAGAGGAACAAGAGAGCATTTGTTGCCAAGATGCAAGGAAGAGGCAAGTCTACTGTTGCTTCCAACAACAATTCAAAGCCAATTGTTGCCATGCTGCGAAGAACACCTGAGGAGCTTGTAGATGAAAGACGTTCTGGGTGTTCTCAAAGCACCATGGAGTCCAGCACAAAGACTAAAGAAGAGAGGGAATATGTGAATATCCAGTGGGCCTTGTTCTTCTATGAGTGTGGCATTCCATTTAATGCTGCAAGTAGTAGACAGTTTGAGATTGCAATTGAAGCCTCTTGTCAATATGGTTCAGGGTACAAGCCTCCTAGTGCCTATGAGCTGAGAGAGCCATTGCTTAATGCTTGTGTCAAGGAAACTAATACTTTGAGGAAGCAACATGAGGCAGCATGGAAACAATATGGATGCACACTCTTGTCGGATGGATGGTCAGATAAGAGGGGACGCCATTTGATCAACTTCCTTGTTAACAGCCCGGAGGGCACTTTTTTCTTGGAGTCTATTGATGCCTCAAGTGAATCACACAGTGCTCAAATGATTGCTGATCTGCTGGAGAAGAGAATTATAGAAATTGGGAAAGAAAATGTTGTGCAAGTTGTCACCGACAATGGTGCCAACTACAAGGCAGCAGGCCACCTTCTAGAGTTGAGATTCCCTACACTATATTGGAGCCCTTGTGCATGTCATTGCTTGGATCTAATGCTGGAAGACATAGGAAAGTTGAAGGCATTCAAGAAGCCTATTGCACGGGCTAGACGTGTCACAACTTTCATCTATAGGCATGGAAGAATTCTTAGTCTAATGAGGAAGATGACAAAAGGGCTAGATCTTGTGAGACCCGCAGCCACTCGTTTTGCCACAGCCTTCCTCACACTAAAGAGTTTGCTCAATCACAAGGTAGCATTGAGGAGTATGTTTACATGTGCCGCATGGGTTGGAAGCAAAGTGGCAAAAACACAAGCTGGATTGAATGTGCAAGACATTGTGCTCTCAGCTGAGTGGTGGCATTCAATTGAGGATTGCCTTAAAGCTTCAACACCGCTTCTTCGAGTGCTTAGGGTAGCGGATGGTGATGAGAAGCCTGCCATGCCAGAGATTACAGCACTAATGCTTTATGCAAAGGAGAGGATCAATCAAAGCTTCCCCCAACAAAATAAGCAACCTTTGCTCAAGAAGATATTGGGCATTGTTGAGAACCGTTGGGAGACTCAAATGAATCATCCATTGTATGGGGCTGCTCTTTATTTGAACCCAGGAAAGTTTTTCCCTATTGTAAAGAGGAATGACGATGCCTTAGTTGGGGAGCTAAGGAGCTGCTTTAATGATGTGCTTGCAAAAATGGTGCTTGATGCCAATATACGAAGCAAGATTGATCAACAAGCTGTGCTCTATGAGAACCATCGAGGAGTCTTTTCTAATGGGTTGGCAACTGAAAATATTGAGAAAAAGGGCCCTCGTAAGTTGTTAATTGCAGCATGTTGATTTCAGCATAATTACTCTTCATAAGTTCATATGTATTTGACTGTTTCCTTTTATCACTTTAGTTGAATGGTGGTGTTCATATGGTGGTCGGGCCATTGAGATACAAAGATTTGCGAAACGCATTGTCAGCCTTTGTGCATCATCTTCCGGGTGTGAGAGGAATTGGAGCACCTTTGAATTTGTGAGTAAAGAAATCTCTTTGTGCTTTCCAATGGTACTTACAGCAAGCCATTTACTCATTTTCTACTGTTGTTTGTAGATCCATACGAAGAAAAGGAACAGGCTGCAATGGAAAAGGTTGAATGATTGTGTTTTTGTTTCATATAACCGCAAGATGATGCATAGGTTTCAAAAGAGGCGTGAGAAGGCAGGAGACACAAGCTTTGACCCTTTGGTGTATGAGGATTTTGATTGGGGCAATGAGTGGGTTGACCCAACAATACCACTACCTCAAGGTGCTCGTGGGTGTCCTGATGACATCTCATGGGATGATGTTGATGTGGCTGTTGGTGCATCCGCGAACCTTCAAGGTCGCAATCTTCCGAGGACAGGTACTACACTTCAAAGGGGGCCTTCAGCTGTCCATGTGCAGTTTAAAAGACAGCGCAAGAGACCTACAGCAACACGTCCAACACTACTTGAAGAAGATTGGGAAGAGGAGGACTTGGAGCAAGAGCAACACTCAAGTAACCCCAGCcgcaatgaagaggaggaggattcAGACTATGTGCAGGATGATGATGATGTGAGCAATGATGATGAAGATCCAACCAATGATGACCAAGATGGTGAAGACAACACCAATGCCAccatggatgagtttgatgacggttattgaGACTTGGAGATGACAGTTGAGAGTTGAGAGATGAGAAAGTTGGCCAAGCCTTTTGCTATGCTGCTATTATGTGGACGTTTTAGTGCTATTCTAGTAGTAGACTAGTAGTCCAGTACTTTAGTCTAGTTTGTTGTGTCTATGAATCAGTATCTTACTATGGTTATCTATCCTAAATTCCTACTGCCCATTAGCTTCAGATCAGTCTAAAGCGTCGCCTCGCTTTATGCTTTACCGCTTAAGCAGTGAGGCCCCCCCCCCAGCGCCTCGCTTCGCTTTACCGCTTTAAAAACATAGAAAAATACTTTGTTTGGTGATACACTAATTCAGAATACCCatgcttcaatttatcatgaacttcatTCCTCTATCCTTTTTTATGTGTACTAATGTGTCTTTTTATCTATCCTTTTTCCTGTATACTAATGTGTCTTTATCTACTATCCAGCTACTGCACTACTTTACAGAGGAAAATTTATTCGATCATTCATTTTCTAGAGATTTACTTCATATATtgatgtagtttgttttgatttcagTAATGCAGAATAATGTTTGTGGGAAGATCGGACAAGAACAGGTTGAACTCTGATTCCACCATGTGTTGTTTGCTGCTTAAAATTAGTCGACTGTGTGTTGTCTTGGTCATTATCAGTATTTATGTCCATGAGGTTTGGAGTAGGCCCAGAATGCTTTCGTAATTCATTTCAAatttccatgtgttgtaatgactaTTCAGTTGGATTGGCTTAGAACTACAAAGGTTGAGGATAAGCCATTCATCCTATAGGTTGTAGGTGTAATTGATCAAACAATTGATCACATTGTAGTCAAGATTGTAGAGCTTAAATGGTTCTTCCTTTCTATATGTTGTTGATTCTCTTGGCCTTGATTCTGAATTGTTGTTGCTCTTTGCAAATTGTAGGTATGCATTCCTACTAGGTTTTTTGTTTGGAAATGCCAGTCACATCATTTCTGAATTCGGAATTGTGAATGGTCCAATGAAAATCCAAGCAAGTTGCGGAGTGATATTATTGTTGTTTCTTGCAGGATGGGGATTGATAATTGGAATATTGAATGGGTACATTCACCGGACATGAGGGGTTGCCAATGTTATGGGCTTGATTGGTTTGTGAGTTACACCAGGATTGTGCTTTGAAGGTATTATGCAAGAGCTATTTTTATTTATGAGAAAACTTGGTATTTCGGTTGCTGTTGGATCATTAGATTATTGCCGATGTAGTACATGATTTTACAGGTTAATTACTAGCATGTAGTTACATCAGGATTGTGCTTTGAAGGTATTATGCAAGAGCTATTTTTATTTATGAGAAAACTTGGTATTCGGTTGCTGTTGGATCATTAGATTATTGCCGATGTAGTACACGATTTTACAGGTTAATTACTAGCATGTATACATTCATTGTTCTTTACAAAAAGAAACAAACGCTAAAACAGATCATGGGAACATTCATAGGAAAAAGACCAGTGATCCAAACCTAGCGAGTTAATGTTAACTAGGCTAAAACAAGTTTAATGAAGCTTTTGAGTTTTGATTGTTTCAAAATTAACACATCAAAGAAACTATTATATACCTGTGCCATTTATTTAGGGTGCTTAGAGAGTAAACAAGACCCTACCTAACAAAAACAAAGATGATGTGGTTTCCTTTCAGTCCAGCAAATGCCAGTTTAACGAACCAGGATACTAACC contains:
- the LOC119278311 gene encoding uncharacterized protein LOC119278311: MWRQMAANEGANGDEDVYDPMKDPARKPRRSNDPGWKYGYWHNPPSRESVVCNLCGKVTIGGIKRHKEHLAGCGGDAIGCPKATTEIRREMAAYLEQNRRNKGVDDDDNNNEVVEVNQDGTDVPITKPSSGTAAKRNKRAFVAKMQGRGKSTVASNNNSKPIVAMLRRTPEELVDERRSGCSQSTMESSTKTKEEREYVNIQWALFFYECGIPFNAASSRQFEIAIEASCQYGSGYKPPSAYELREPLLNACVKETNTLRKQHEAAWKQYGCTLLSDGWSDKRGRHLINFLVNSPEGTFFLESIDASSESHSAQMIADLLEKRIIEIGKENVVQVVTDNGANYKAAGHLLELRFPTLYWSPCACHCLDLMLEDIGKLKAFKKPIARARRVTTFIYRHGRILSLMRKMTKGLDLVRPAATRFATAFLTLKSLLNHKVALRSMFTCAAWVGSKVAKTQAGLNVQDIVLSAEWWHSIEDCLKASTPLLRVLRVADGDEKPAMPEITALMLYAKERINQSFPQQNKQPLLKKILGIVENRWETQMNHPLYGAALYLNPGKFFPIVKRNDDALVGELRSCFNDVLAKMVLDANIRSKIDQQAVLYENHRGVFSNGLATENIEKKGPLEWWCSYGGRAIEIQRFAKRIVSLCASSSGCERNWSTFEFIHTKKRNRLQWKRLNDCVFVSYNRKMMHRFQKRREKAGDTSFDPLVYEDFDWGNEWVDPTIPLPQGARGCPDDISWDDVDVAVGASANLQGRNLPRTGTTLQRGPSAVHVQFKRQRKRPTATRPTLLEEDWEEEDLEQEQHSSNPSRNEEEEDSDYVQDDDDVSNDDEDPTNDDQDGEDNTNATMDEFDDGY